From the Patescibacteria group bacterium genome, the window GCGGTATCTTTGATGGGGTATATAGTGGCTTTAGCATTGCGTTTTCTTTCATAGTCACCTCCGTGGTTCTTAGCCTCATTGTGTACCAGAAGCTAATGCACCCGCTCGCACTTGCTGGTGTCAGTATTTTCATCATTGGCGTGCGAATGCTTGCGAAGAGGTACTATCGAATCACTGATAAAAAACGGAAACACAGAATGGCGCAGACGTTGGGGTACCGATGCGCTTTTCAAGTCGCGCAATCGTCGGTATTTATGGGTTTGGTGGTGCTACTGTTTCTGGATACTACATATTTTGTTCACGGGGTTTTGTTCAGTGCACTATTTTACGTCCTTGAGTTCATTCCTGGTGTGAGAGAGCCAATTGAAATGGAACGTCCACATTCTGATATGGATATTATTGATTAGAACATTTTCCGCCTGGCATACGCTGGGCGGTTTTTTCGACGAGTAAAAAAGATCCACGGGTATGCATTCAGGATGAGTTGTATCACTATCATTGACCGGTGATGCCATGAAGTTTTTAGGCTGAAGTTTGTTTGGAGAATGGGGCTATTGCAAGCGACTAACCGTTTAGGTAAGGTTGGGAAAAGAAATTAAAAAGTTCATTGAAAGGAGTCTTTATGTCATTCGGCATTTCCGGCTTATCCGATCGTTCCGGCGGTTTGCTGCTTTTTCCGAAAAAATTCCACTTATGGTTAGTGGGCATTCTGCTTTGCATTGGGACGTGCTTCGTGAGTCTCTACTTTTGCTATACAGGGGTGACGTACATTCCGGAAGATGTGCGAATCCTTGGCGGGCTTATTGGGGTGAGCATTTTCACCTACCTGACTGCACCGTTGGTGGGTTATATCATGTGGGTGCACCCGCAGACCCGATTGGGTTTCTCTCTGTACTGGGCTTTGATGGCTGGACTTGGAGTCGGATGGGTATTTGGCCCTACTACTGGTCTTGGGGCAGGAGTGATTATGATTGCCGGTCTATACGGTATGGAGCATTTGCTCAGACGGTCTGGGTTTATTGGCGGGATTTTTGATGGTCTGTACGTTGCCTTTGGTATGGCCGCGCTGTATCTTGGTCTGGTATCGATAGTAAGTTTACTGGCCTTTCATCAAGTGTTGCACCCACGAGTCCTGTTGATTGCCTGTGCATTTCGTGTCGTCGCTCGATTATTGGGGAAGATGTTCACACGATTGACCGGTAAGAAGCAGAAGCGAAAATTAGAGGAGACGTGGGGGTACAAGCTTACTCATGAAGTATCTCGAACTGTTGCGTATGCTAGCTTGTCCGTACTTATCTTCGTTGATAAAGGTATATTGCAGAGGGCATCTGTATCGCGCTACTCTTGATGGTTGTTGAGTTCGCACCAACAGTACGAAGACCGATTGAGATTGATGATACGATAATCAATCCACCGAACGATCTTTAGGAATATACCGCCTGGCATACGCTGGGCGGTTTTTTCGACAAGTAAAAAAAGACGCACCCGGTGTGCGTCCTTGAAGTGGAAACTATTTTAGCTTGAGAAGTTCCAGTAGTCGACGTTTGAAATTCTGGAAGGAGGCGTATGGTTTTGGAGCATTGCTTGAGGCATTATTTCGTTCAGCCTGGATGTATGCTCCAAGCCGTTCAAATGCAGCCATAGTCTTTTGAGTTTCGTGATCAATTGCTTGCTGGCAACCGTCACAATGGTCAAGGTGCGTCAGGTACTCTTCTGTCGCATCCCCACTATCGATGAAGCTTTGGAAGTCAGTTTGCCGGTCTGCGCACACACCCTCAGGAAGTGGCAAAGATTCAGCCGGTAGAGAGACGGTAAAGAACCCCAGTCGACGTTGAATTTCTTCACGGAGATTAGACGCCTCCAAATTCCAAGCGGAGAAAGAATCAACGCCTTTTGTTTGTCCAGAATTTCTCTCTAGGCAGGCCTCAAAAGTCGTTAACAATTCCTCATTTTCCATTTGCGTTACATTCTTTTCCATTTTTTTCTCCATTTGTGTACTTTTGTTTTCCTCACCTTAGTTCTACCATTCCTGCTTGTCAATGATACTTGAGGTGGTAGGCTATGAATATGCCGCCGTGGTGAAATTGGTATACACGCAAGGTTTAGGTCCTTGTGGGAGTAATCCCGTGTCGGTTCGAGTCCGACCGGCGGCACCATAGAATACAAAACCACCCCAGCGGGAGCCAGGGCGGTTTTTTCGAAATTCGGAAAAACTTAGGCAGTGACGTTCACCGTGCTCTTCACGACGAAGTTCACGATTGCCCAGGAGATCAGGATGACTACCAAGCCGACAGCGGCGGAGGAGATGATCTTCTTTGCGGTATCCACTTTGTCTTCGTTGCCACCGGCCGTGAGCCAGATGAAGCCGCCGTAGAGAATCATAATGACGGCGATGAGCCCGAGGAGGCCCAAGACAAAGGTAATAATGTTCAGGACAGTCTGCTTCAAATCAGCGGAACCGAGGGTGAGCGTGGCGCCCACGTTTTCAATCGTCAAGGCTGAAGCAGCCAAGGGGAGGGCGAGGACGCCAACGGAGATGACGCCTGCCAGGAGTTTGCGGTTGAGTTTCATTGTTGTACACCTCCTTCCAATTGCATGGAGAATATCCACAGACACTACTTAGAATCTACCAGATTATGGCAGAAATGACAATGAATGTTTGCTATCCGGGCAAGGCGGGACACGGTCGTCATCCGCAGCTGCCTGGCTCTTTGAAGGGGGTCCCCACGGATGTGGCGCAGACCCTGAGCGAGTCTGACGAGTCGAAGGGGAGCACGCATCCGTGGGGCAGAGGGGCAACCTTCCAGAGGGTGGAGTGGGCCCCGAATGCTCCGAGGGGCACACGGAACTCGATGGAAGGATTGACCCGAGAGCCGTCGCGACGGCGCTGTTTTTTCGTGGATAACTAGGCCAAAAATTACTGCGAGGCCATGGTAGCCTAGAAGTGAAATAAACACCGAGGTCGTGCTCATGCGTTCTGGAAAGGCCAGGAGCATACCTCACCCAAACAATACCGTTACCGGACCGTTCTTTGAGAAAGGAGTGAGGTGAAACATTCTGAACGGCTGCGCTAACCACCCATAGTCAACGCACGAAAAAATCGTGCACAAGTGTAACCCAACAACTCCCAGGTCAGAAGGGCCTGGAAGGAGTGTATATGAAGACGAGATTTTTCCTCGTCCTGGCCCTCCTGGCCATTGCCGCTGCATTTTTCGCCCAAGGGTGCAGCAATACGGAGCAACCGGTCCAGCCGGCGCCTGTTCCAAGTTTGGATGAACTTTCTGCGGTGCTTGAGGTTCAACCATATCCATATGGTGAAATCTCAGCTGATTCCGTTCATGCTCTTGGACAAGTTGCTTATCAAGCAGTACTGAGCAGTAAGGGTCAGTCTTCCTCGCAAGCTCTTGCTTCGCCAAACGCCTGCATTTCTCTGAATGTCCCTTATTACAGCCAGCGTGATGGCGCATGGCGTTGGGACAAACTAGGATTTTCGACGAGCTCGACGATTGACCGTTACGGTTGCCATCTTTCCTGCATTTCTATGCTCTACGCGTGGTGGGGAACATGGAACATGAGCCCAAAGAACCTGAACATATGGGCGAAGGATAATGGCGCATTTAGCAATGATCTCATTATTCCTAGCAAGGCGATTCAATATAACGCATGCCGTCAGGTACGGAATATCGCTGCATCCGAGATCTTCTCCTACCTGGCTAACCGAAAGCCTGTTATCGCTCAGACGAGTCAGTACGGTGGGCACTTTGTGCTCATCTACGGTTTTGATGGAACTCGGTTTTGGGTGAAAGACCCATACCAAACCAGTGCCGCGAGTCAGAATCAAGTACTCTCGGGTACTATCTGGTCACTTCGGGTTTACGGAGCGTAAAAGTTCGTTGATCCTCACTTCGATTGAATGGCTCAACTATTCAATCAACATCGGTAGGGGTACGCTTCATAGAGCGTATCCCTACCTAATTTATTATTTACATTTCTCCACAATGAAAAAAGTTATTCCATTTTTGTTTGCAGGCATACTTCTTCTTGGTATTTATTATCTCCTAATAAATCAAAATGCTTTTGAAAGAGAAAATAATAATACGCAGATGACGAATGAGACTACGCAAACAGTATACGAAAATGCAATTGGAAAATTTTTCCTCACTCTTCCTTTCGGATGGAAATCAGAACCATTAGCATTGGCCACAGGTGGGACCATTCAGCAAAATGAATCTAGAGTTGCCTTTACCACCCCAAAATTTTCAACAAAAATACTTCTCTCTTTACAATTCAGCGTTGAGAAATATTCGTCCACAGAGTCTTATGTAAGAGCGCTTCTCGAAAAAAATCGCGCTGATGTACAACGAGGAGATGAGCCGTATGTGTGGGAATATGAAAGTCTAGAGAAACTCCCCTCTACAATTTTTGATGGGCATATCATGCATCGCCTGAAGACACCTGCTGGATATGTATCCCATGTCTATATCCTGCATAAGGATTTGCTATTAGATTTTATGGTTTACCATGAGACTGACCAGCAGATTTTCGATGTTGATAGAACAGATATCCAAATTTCTAGCGGAGTAATCAATTCTCTACAATGGAAGCAATGATAAAAAGTAGTTGAAACGCAAACCGAATACCCGGGTCTTGGAAAGGAGACACCCGCGTATTCGGAGATTTTGTCCGGATAGTCCAAGCAACCTGCGCTGCTTTTCGTACCCAAAAAAGAGTATGAACCCCTACCCATCATTGGTCAAGGGCAATTCTCTCGCCAAATAATCCATGCATTTTAAACCGAAGGGAGGTGATATGCAATGAATCTCAACAAAGCCACAATTC encodes:
- a CDS encoding C39 family peptidase — protein: MKTRFFLVLALLAIAAAFFAQGCSNTEQPVQPAPVPSLDELSAVLEVQPYPYGEISADSVHALGQVAYQAVLSSKGQSSSQALASPNACISLNVPYYSQRDGAWRWDKLGFSTSSTIDRYGCHLSCISMLYAWWGTWNMSPKNLNIWAKDNGAFSNDLIIPSKAIQYNACRQVRNIAASEIFSYLANRKPVIAQTSQYGGHFVLIYGFDGTRFWVKDPYQTSAASQNQVLSGTIWSLRVYGA